Proteins from a single region of Hordeum vulgare subsp. vulgare chromosome 6H, MorexV3_pseudomolecules_assembly, whole genome shotgun sequence:
- the LOC123403738 gene encoding dehydrin DHN3-like, producing MEYRGQQDHAVDEYGDPVAVHGSMGARSAAGAFTGAGGQLQHGTEERKTGGILRRSGSSSSSAEDDGMGGRREKGVKEKVKEKLPGGQHMAAGTGAGGAYGQHTAAGTGAGGDYGQQGNAGMAGEEKGVVDKIKEKLPGQH from the exons ATGGAGTACCGGGGGCAGCAGGACCACGCCGTCGACGAGTACGGCGACCCGGTGGCTGTGCACGGAAGCATGGGAGCGCGCTCCGCCGCCGGGGCGTTCACGGGCGCCGGCGGGCAGCTCCAGCACGGCACGGAGGAGCGTAAAACCGGCGGGATACTGCGTCGCTCCGGCAGCTCCAGCTCG TCTGCTGAGGATGACGGCATGggcgggaggagggagaagggcgTGAAGGAGAAGGTCAAGGAGAAGCTCCCCGGTGGGCAGCACATGGCCGCGGGAACTGGAGCTGGCGGGGCTTACGGGCAGCACACGGCCGCGGGAACTGGGGCCGGCGGAGACTACGGGCAGCAAGGGAACGCAGGAATGGCCGGCGAGGAGAAGGGAGTCGTGGACAAGATCAAGGAGAAGCTGCCCGGACAGCACTGA
- the LOC123401928 gene encoding DIMBOA UDP-glucosyltransferase BX8-like yields the protein MAPGEANTATAGAPARRRRVLLFPLPYQGHINPMFQLAGLLHARGFAVTVFHARFNAPDPSRHPAYGFVPVPDGLPAGTPETVAATMEHILAVNTSCEAPFRERLAALLAAPGARDEVACLVADAHLLALVRVARRLGVPTLVLRTGSAACFRNFLANPVLCEKGYLPVGAESQLDAPVRELLPYRVRDLMGANSRSRHEHELMCELLSRAVEAVRSSAGFVLNTFDALEADDLAATRRDLAGVPVFDVGPLHKLSPASSSSLLQQDRSCLHWLDAQAPASVLYISFGSLASMSGEDLAEAAWGVANSGQPFLWALRPGLARGAALPDGFAAATGGRGLVVGWAPQEEVLAHGAVGGFWTHGGWNSAMEGACGGVPMLCRPCFGDQMGNARHVEHVWRAGIALDGGVLERGAVEAAVRRLMRGEEGEGMRGRARELRSRAAAAVADGGSSRLCVDKLVNHILWL from the coding sequence ATGGCGCCGGGGGAAGCAAACACGGCCACCGCCGGTGCCccggcccgccgccgccgcgtgcTGCTCTTCCCGCTCCCGTACCAGGGCCACATCAACCCGATGTTCCAGCTCGCGGGCCTCCTCCACGCGCGCGGCTTCGCCGTCACCGTCTTCCACGCCCGCTTCAACGCGCCCGACCCGTCCCGCCACCCGGCCTACGGCTTCGTCCCCGTCCCCGACGGCTTGCCCGCGGGCACCCCGGAGACGGTGGCGGCCACCATGGAGCACATCCTGGccgtcaacacctcctgcgaggcGCCGTTCCGGGAGCGCCTGGCCGCCCTGCTGGCCGCTCCCGGCGCCAGGGACGAGGTCGCGTGCCTGGTGGCCGACGCGCACCTGCTGGCCCTCGTGCGCGTGGCGCGGCGGCTGGGCGTGCCGACGCTGGTGCTGCGCACCGGCAGCGCCGCCTGCTTCCGCAACTTCCTGGCCAACCCCGTGCTCTGCGAGAAGGGGTACCTCCCGGTGGGGGCGGAGTCGCAGCTCGACGCGCCGGTGAGGGAGCTGCTGCCGTACCGCGTCCGGGACCTGATGGGCGCCAACAGCAGGAGCCGCCACGAGCACGAGCTCATGTGCGAGCTGCTGTCCCGGGCGGTCGAGGCGGTGCGGAGCTCCGCAGGGTTCGTCCTCAACACCTTCGACGCGCTGGAGGCGGACGACCTGGCGGCGACCCGGCGCGACCTCGCCGGCGTGCCCGTGTTCGACGTCGGCCCGCTCCACAAGCTCTCCCCGGCATCGTCCAGCAGCCTTCTTCAGCAGGACCGCTCCTGCCTGCACTGGCTGGACGCGCAGGCACCGGCGTCCGTGCTCTACATCAGCTTCGGCAGCCTGGCGAGCATGAGCGGCGAGGACCTGGCCGAGGCGGCGTGGGGCGTGGCCAACAGCGGGCAGCCGTTCCTGTGGGCGCTCCGGCCGGGGCTCGCCCGCGGGGCCGCACTGCCCGACGGGTTCGCGGCGGCGACGGGCGGCCGTGGCCTGGTGGTGGGCTGGGCGCCGCAGGAGGAGGTGCTGGCGCACGGGGCCGTGGGCGGGTTCTGGACGCACGGCGGGTGGAACTCGGCGATGGAGGGCGCGTGCGGGGGCGTGCCGATGCTCTGCCGGCCATGCTTCGGCGACCAGATGGGCAACGCGAGGCACGTGGAGCACGTGTGGCGCGCGGGCATCGCGCTGGACGGCGGCGTGCTGGAGCGGGGAGCGGTGGAGGCGGCCGTCCGGCGGCTGATGCGGggcgaggagggggaggggatgaGGGGGCGCGCCCGGGAGCTCCGGAGCAGGGCGGCCGCGGCCGTCGCCGATGGTGGGTCGTCCCGGCTCTGCGTCGACAAGCTGGTGAACCACATCCTGTGGCTGTAG